In Candidatus Woesearchaeota archaeon, one DNA window encodes the following:
- a CDS encoding metallophosphoesterase family protein: protein MKIYAFTDVHGETKKIDKILSDISVFKPDVLVCCGDLTDFGGDLKKHISRFDLEIPFLILHGNHESIAQIESISGKSIINLHKNFFEFEDYTFLGYGGGGFVQESEDFCDFVENLDIKGKKLVIVTHMPPFKTMLDKLEMGYRGLIPLREFIINKKPALVLSGHLHENAGKVDFIQNTVLINPGGGKLIEI, encoded by the coding sequence ATGAAAATATACGCTTTTACAGATGTACATGGCGAAACTAAGAAAATTGATAAAATTTTAAGTGATATTAGCGTGTTTAAACCAGATGTTTTAGTTTGTTGTGGAGATTTGACTGATTTTGGGGGTGATTTAAAAAAGCACATTAGTAGATTTGATTTAGAAATACCTTTTCTTATTCTTCATGGTAATCATGAATCAATAGCACAAATAGAATCTATTTCTGGAAAGAGTATTATTAATTTGCATAAAAATTTTTTTGAATTTGAAGATTATACTTTTTTAGGTTATGGTGGTGGAGGGTTTGTTCAAGAAAGTGAAGATTTTTGTGATTTTGTGGAAAACTTGGATATTAAAGGCAAAAAATTAGTTATTGTTACACATATGCCTCCATTTAAAACAATGCTTGATAAATTAGAAATGGGATATAGAGGTTTAATTCCTTTAAGAGAATTTATTATTAATAAAAAACCTGCTTTAGTTTTGAGTGGGCATTTACATGAGAATGCTGGAAAGGTAGATTTTATTCAAAATACAGTATTAATAAATCCGGGTGGCGGGAAATTAATTGAGATTTAA
- a CDS encoding AAA family ATPase: protein MSFFDDALGGEESIFKNDIALDPSFVPKLIPYRENEQHTVAGAIKPLFEKKNGRNLIIFGSPGIGKTVATKHVLDELEEKAEDISVLFINCWKKNTSYKIITEICNLLNYPWAQNKRSEEILGSLISKMNKTQVVFVLDEADQLEDLDFLYHVVEDIYRKTLILIVNDEEWINSIDERVKSRLMLSKVEFKKYSLEEIYEILKQRVGYAFYEGVIGLEEIKMISDKTFEIGDLRVGLFLLKESGNIAEARNSRKISKDDVSKAIGNMVNYNHKELDEDERQILELIKQNPGLSFSELHQEYVKSGGDKTERTLHRKVSSLIDARAVRIEKDELKRKFFVK, encoded by the coding sequence ATGAGTTTTTTTGATGATGCTCTGGGTGGTGAGGAAAGTATATTCAAAAATGATATTGCTTTGGATCCAAGTTTTGTTCCTAAATTAATTCCTTATAGAGAGAATGAGCAACATACAGTTGCAGGTGCGATAAAACCTTTGTTCGAAAAAAAGAACGGAAGAAATTTAATTATTTTTGGAAGTCCTGGAATTGGAAAAACTGTTGCGACTAAACATGTTTTAGATGAGCTTGAAGAAAAAGCCGAGGATATAAGTGTTCTTTTTATTAATTGTTGGAAGAAAAATACTTCTTACAAAATAATTACTGAGATTTGTAATTTGTTAAATTATCCTTGGGCTCAAAATAAAAGAAGTGAAGAGATTTTGGGAAGTTTGATTTCTAAGATGAATAAAACTCAAGTTGTTTTTGTTTTAGATGAAGCTGATCAATTAGAAGATTTAGATTTTTTATACCATGTAGTTGAAGATATTTATAGGAAAACTTTGATTTTAATTGTAAATGATGAAGAATGGATTAATTCTATTGATGAAAGAGTTAAATCACGTTTGATGTTGTCTAAGGTTGAATTTAAAAAATATAGTCTTGAAGAAATCTATGAAATTTTAAAGCAAAGAGTTGGATATGCTTTTTATGAAGGTGTAATTGGTTTAGAAGAGATAAAAATGATTAGTGATAAAACTTTTGAGATTGGAGATTTAAGAGTTGGCTTGTTTTTATTAAAAGAATCTGGAAATATTGCTGAAGCAAGAAATTCTAGAAAAATATCTAAAGATGATGTTTCTAAAGCAATTGGAAATATGGTGAATTATAATCATAAAGAATTGGATGAAGATGAAAGGCAAATTTTAGAATTGATTAAACAGAATCCAGGTTTGAGTTTTTCTGAGTTGCATCAAGAGTATGTTAAATCAGGTGGTGATAAGACTGAAAGAACTTTACATAGAAAGGTAAGTTCTTTAATTGATGCAAGAGCAGTAAGAATAGAGAAAGATGAGTTGAAAAGAAAGTTCTTTGTAAAGTAA
- a CDS encoding YkgJ family cysteine cluster protein — MKSMWKECLDCKVKCCNSEVIELPLFLTKPDLNLIKARGYDISKLINATKCYFYSDNKKCNIHSIKPVDCKLFPFDIDVDKITNEPYWIIWELDCVLAKKLNDLKDAEPYLKHFEKTIIPYFKEHIQEYSDFNETDLVRNHEFKILRKIKID; from the coding sequence ATGAAGTCTATGTGGAAAGAGTGTTTAGATTGCAAGGTAAAATGTTGTAATAGCGAAGTTATAGAATTACCTTTGTTTCTAACTAAACCTGATTTAAATTTAATAAAAGCAAGAGGTTATGATATAAGTAAATTAATTAACGCAACAAAATGTTATTTTTATAGTGATAATAAAAAATGTAACATTCATAGTATTAAACCTGTGGATTGTAAACTTTTTCCATTTGATATAGATGTGGACAAAATAACAAATGAGCCTTATTGGATTATTTGGGAACTTGATTGTGTACTAGCTAAGAAATTAAATGATTTGAAAGATGCAGAGCCTTATTTAAAACATTTTGAAAAAACTATAATCCCTTATTTTAAAGAGCATATTCAGGAATATTCAGATTTTAATGAAACTGATTTGGTTAGAAACCATGAATTTAAGATTTTAAGGAAGATAAAGATAGATTAA
- the twy1 gene encoding 4-demethylwyosine synthase TYW1: protein MLNPELRKKDLYKQGYRFAGSHSAIKPCLWLKKSLNNQGACYKNKFYGIQSERCIQSSLDIDYCNLSCVWCWRDINFKTKSQKKWDSPKEILNNLTKEHIKLIQGYGGNENVSKEKFSNANQPKHFALSLSGDACNYPRLPELLREIKKRKMTSFLVTNGTYPKMLKKILKQQPTQLYLTLPSYDEESFNKLCKPRSKELWKNILSSLKLLPKFKRNTLRLTLVKNLNLKHPEKYAKLVKNLNIKFIELKAAMCVGYATERIDYKQMPLHPEIKAFAEQLAKLINYKIIDESKESRVCLLMKRDSKDRKIQF from the coding sequence ATGCTTAACCCAGAACTAAGAAAAAAAGATTTGTATAAACAGGGATATAGATTTGCAGGCTCACACAGTGCCATTAAACCTTGTTTATGGCTTAAAAAATCTTTAAACAATCAAGGGGCTTGTTACAAAAACAAATTTTATGGTATACAAAGCGAAAGATGCATTCAGTCAAGTTTAGATATAGATTATTGTAATCTTTCTTGTGTGTGGTGCTGGAGAGATATAAATTTTAAAACGAAATCTCAAAAAAAGTGGGACTCTCCAAAAGAAATTCTGAATAATCTAACAAAGGAACATATAAAACTAATTCAAGGTTACGGTGGAAATGAAAATGTTTCAAAAGAAAAATTCTCGAATGCTAACCAACCAAAACATTTCGCCTTAAGTTTAAGCGGAGATGCTTGTAATTATCCCCGTCTTCCAGAATTATTAAGAGAAATAAAAAAAAGAAAAATGACTTCATTCTTAGTAACTAATGGAACCTATCCTAAAATGTTGAAAAAAATACTAAAACAACAACCAACTCAATTATATTTAACTCTTCCTTCTTATGATGAAGAAAGTTTTAATAAACTATGTAAACCTCGGTCAAAAGAGCTCTGGAAAAATATTTTAAGCTCATTAAAACTCCTCCCAAAATTCAAAAGAAATACTTTAAGATTAACTTTAGTAAAAAATCTTAATCTAAAACATCCAGAAAAATATGCTAAATTAGTCAAAAATCTAAATATTAAATTCATAGAATTAAAAGCAGCTATGTGTGTAGGCTATGCAACAGAACGAATAGACTATAAACAAATGCCTCTGCATCCAGAAATAAAAGCTTTTGCAGAGCAACTTGCAAAATTAATAAATTATAAAATCATAGACGAATCTAAAGAATCAAGAGTTTGTTTGTTAATGAAAAGAGATTCGAAAGATAGAAAGATTCAGTTTTAA
- a CDS encoding phosphate uptake regulator PhoU: MSFRKLIKFGNETYIVSLPKPWILKNRLKKGDNIFITEESDSLTITPEFKKPIKPAYEIIIDIENKSNERVLREIISAYINNYSTVTLKSKNIGKRSVELREIIHRLIALEIVEEDDTKIIAKDFLNLNDISLTDLIRRKDTIIKTMFGETPSIPLKVSINSIISRDNDMNRMTFLALRVIKSALQDQTLQKALNHTPIELFDLWIVGYHLEKLSEEIMKIAKIFIEIELSKQKEKQVLNIYKKISKFYNITMTAYYKKDVQLAYSVSDERAFINKACVDILSKNNPRYLETLTERFKVMTSIIHTICRKVYS; encoded by the coding sequence ATGTCATTTAGAAAGCTTATAAAGTTCGGAAACGAAACATACATTGTTTCTTTACCTAAGCCCTGGATACTCAAAAATAGGCTTAAAAAGGGGGATAATATTTTTATCACTGAAGAATCAGACTCTTTAACAATAACACCTGAATTTAAAAAGCCAATTAAACCCGCCTATGAAATAATCATAGATATAGAAAATAAGTCAAATGAAAGAGTCTTAAGAGAAATAATTTCTGCTTATATTAATAATTATTCAACAGTCACCTTAAAAAGCAAAAATATTGGTAAAAGAAGTGTTGAACTTCGTGAAATAATTCATAGATTAATTGCACTAGAAATAGTCGAAGAAGATGACACTAAAATTATAGCAAAAGATTTTCTTAATTTAAATGATATTTCTTTAACAGATTTAATTAGAAGAAAAGATACCATCATAAAAACTATGTTTGGAGAAACACCATCAATTCCACTTAAAGTCTCAATAAATTCAATAATTTCAAGAGATAATGATATGAATCGAATGACTTTCCTAGCATTAAGAGTTATAAAATCTGCCCTACAAGATCAAACATTACAAAAAGCATTAAATCATACACCCATTGAACTTTTTGATTTATGGATAGTGGGTTATCATCTTGAAAAACTTTCAGAAGAAATAATGAAAATTGCGAAGATATTCATAGAAATAGAATTATCAAAACAAAAAGAAAAACAAGTTTTAAATATTTACAAAAAAATCTCAAAGTTTTATAATATTACTATGACAGCCTATTATAAAAAGGATGTTCAGTTAGCTTATTCTGTTTCAGATGAAAGAGCCTTTATTAATAAAGCTTGTGTAGATATACTTTCAAAAAACAATCCAAGATATCTAGAAACTCTAACTGAAAGATTTAAAGTCATGACCTCTATCATACACACAATCTGTAGAAAAGTCTATAGTTAA